The DNA segment GTTCGGGTCGAGCACTTCTTTTAGACAATCATTGCAGGTGGCGATGTCGGGAAGAATTATTGTTGAGATTTGACCCTCTGCCTCGCTGTGCCTGATTTCGAAGGTGGTTAAGCCTTCGGGTTTGAAGTAGAGGGTTTCGATGTTATGAATAAGTGCTCGTGGGGGAACTTCGTTTTTGAAGCGCTCCATGAAGGTGTCTAGAACCGTGCGCTCACCTTCTACCTCGATAAAAAGGCCTTGGCAGGAGTTATTGACCCAGCCGGGAAGTCCCATTTCGGTAGCGAGGCGGTAAACATAAGGACGCATGCCGACACCTTGAACGGCGCCGTGAACAACTGCTCGCAATCGCTCAATTTGTTTCTCACCCATCATTCACTGACCCTGCCTTCCGCTGTTCAGGGAGCTTTTCCTTTAGATAGGTGTACCAATCATCCATGCCTAGTCCGGTACGCGCTGACAACTCGAAAATGGTCGCTTTCGGCGCTACGCGTCGAATATTCGTTAAAGCTGCATCTCGATCAAATCCGCAAACTTCGGCGATGTCAACTTTGCTGACGATTACTACCTGCGCCGAATGAAAAACAACTGGGTATTTCAGAGGTTTGTCCTCACCCTCGGTGACAGAAAGCATTACCATCCGCATATCTTCGCCTAAATCATAAGAAGCGGGGCAGACCAGATTGCCTACATTCTCGATAATAAGTAAATCAGAAGGTCGCGGGGTAAGCGTTTCATAAGCTTTGGACACCATATCTGCATCGAGGTGACAGATACCGCCGGTAGTGATTTGGGTTACAGGGGCGCCTTTGTCACGAAGGCGTTTGGCATCGTTATCGGTCTCTAAATCGCCGACAATCACTCCCATCTGCAGCTTGCCATTCAGGTCTGTGAGCATTCTTTCGAGAAAAGTAGTTTTGCCAGAGCCTGGGGAGGAAAGCACATTCAGCACGAACACCCCATCGCTTTTGAACCGAGCGCGGTTGCGTTCGGCTAGCTGATCATTCTTCCCAAGAACGGCTTCCTCTATTCGAAGGACTCGATGGCCCATTTGCTCAGACACTCTATGACACCTCGATGTGGGTGAGTTGTAGTTCCTGCCCCTGGCGAAGCTCACCAGTGGGCTTGCCGCATTGCGGACATTCATAACTGAACTCACCAGGCTCAAACTCGCTATTACAATTAGGACAATAGCATGTGACGGGGATTAGTTCTATCTCTAGTACGGCATCAGCCGCGATAGTATTTCGCACGAGAGCCTCGAAAGCGAACTCCAAAGCATCAGGTACTACCCCTGATAATGCGCCCACTTTCATCCCTACTTTGTGTATTCGCGTTGCGTTCTGATGCTTTGCGTTATCAAACACAATTTCAAGCGCGCTTTCCATCAATCCGACTTCGTGCATACAAAAATTTTACCTTAAGCAAAGCTAATAATGCAGACGGAATTTGAAAAGCGGTAGATCTTCACGGATTAGATTAATAATGAAAGAATAGTATTTGATATAAGGAAGAACTAGATCATATTTGCTTAATACTATTGTAGTGATAACATCGTGTGATGCTGGTGTCTGGCTTGTTCTGTGATGATTCTCATGTTTAGAACAGTGAAATTACTAGAAAATCAATTAATTTGTCTCAAATAGCGAATTGCATGTTAAAATGGGAATTAGTACTGTATGTCTTCTCGTAAAGGAATATTGAGAGATACTGTTTGGCGGTTAGGCATTAACAATAGAATGTGGCCCAGGGATGGCCGGAGTTTAGTGCTCCAGGGTGGAATATGAGTGATTTCATAGTTGGTAAATGTTATAAGACGGGATTGGACAATTCTTATCTGTCCAATCGATTTGCGTTAACTTCCAACCCAGTTATTGTTAAAGAACCCAACGAGCAACTGGTGTTTGATCCAAGTTCCATTCTTACTACTACGTCCTATACGGGCTGTCGTTTAAATACGGCATCTGATTGGGAAGCTAAATCTTTATTGGCACGATTTGTGCATATCTTAGATTACTGAAGAAAAATTTAATTTTAAATTGATCTTATTCTCTATTAGCAAGCGACGAAACGGAACTTTTAAGCGTACTGAAAATTAGGTTTGTTTTAGTTCGAAACTTAAAATAGATTTCAAGAGATCAATAAAGAATATTGAAGGGTGGTATGAGTAGTGTTAGTCAGTCAGATATTGTTAATCGCAGTCTTGATAATCGCTGTCGTAACAGATGTTCGATACGGCAAGATTAAGAATTGGCTGACTTTACCTGCAATCGCCATCGGGCCGTTAGTTCATTATGCTGAAGGCGGAAGCAGTTATGCTTTATCTAGCCTGGAAGCAATCGGGGTCATGTTGCTGGCATCACTGGTGTTAAAAACCTTTGGCCCGTTTGGTTGGGGAGATACCAAGCTTCTTATGGCTGTAGGTTCGCTTGGCGGAATGGCGCTGGTGAGAGATAGCTTATTGTGTACGGCATTAGCGGGTGGGTTGCTATCGATTTTCTATCTAATGCATCGACGTATGGCCGGTGATATGGCAAAACGAATTGCAAATTTTATATGGCTCAAAATGATTTTCGGCGCTGGTTCGTTGGATGGGGTCCGAACCGGGATTAAAATGCCTTATTCCATAGCGATCGCTGTGGGTACAGTAGTGGCAGTATTCCTGCCGCGATAGCCTAGAAAACTAATACAGAACAAGGAGCAGAACATGTTGAACAAAATGAGAAACATTCTCAAAGACGAAGAGGGCGCAACGATGGTCGAGTACGGTTTAATGCTCGCGTTAATTGCTGTAGTCGTTATTGGCGTTGTTACCCTTATTGGAACAGACCTCAATGCTAAGTTCACTGCAGTTGATGCTAGTCTCAAGTAGGAAACAAAGACGGTAATACGACCGTTCTTTAATGCTGTACACTAGCGGGCGGCAACCCCGCCCGCTAGTACTCTAAGATAAAACCGATACAGAGAGGCGACGACATGGAAGCACGTCATAATAAGATATCGCGATCGCATCGCAGGCGTGGGGCTGTGCTTGTAGAGGCCGCTTTCGTTATACCAATACTGATCTTAATGGTTTTTGGGATGATTGAGCTGGGGTCAGCGATAAAAGACTCGCTCGCCCTCAATCAAATTGCGCGCGAGGCGGCAAGATCATACGCCGTTGGCAAACCGCCGGTTATCATTGATCTGGCAACAAGCTATGGTATTAAAAACCCTAACACAGTGAGTGTGACCTACCTTGTTAATCCCAGTACACCTGGTGAGCAGGTTAAGATTACACTGTCCTACCCGCATACGCCAATTGTCTGGGGTAGTACGATAACACTTAACTCATCAATGGTAATGCGGCGAGAGTAGATTTTAACCCATTAGATGTTTAATAGAATAAACGGCGCGGTTTCATTTTTGTTGCTATTCTTGCTGGTTGCCGTTGTCGGTATGGGAAGCATTTAGCTGTAAACAATATCCAAGAGTTGTGATAAGTTTGGTTTTCAATTACCGCTGACTTAAAATGGTATTATAAAGGTTGTTGGGTTATTGTTTTTTCTGCAAAGAAGCGTTCGGCGGCGAGTTTAAAAGTCATTTTGTCACTGCTCGCTTGGGTGGGGGGTTATGCTTAATTACGGTGCTATTACCCTTAAAATGACTCTTTGTTTGGTCAAGTAAAATTTTTTAACTTTTTTTGAAGGAGAATGTAAATGCAAAGTAATACGACTAAGAAAGCGGTCCTAGTTGTGGCGCTTGTTTTGGGACTTGTGACTAGCTTGCTGGTGTATAAGTACATCAAGAATATGGAATTCAAACAAAATGAGCTTAGAGCGGATGTAGTGGTGGCGGTTCAGGATATTGAGCCGCGAACAATTATTGATGCACGCATGCTTGTGATTAAAAACTTGCCCCACTCCGAAATCCCAAAAGATGCTTTTACAAAAATTGAGGATGTTGCGGGTAAGGTCGCAATGGTTCATTTGAGCAGTAACACCGCCATTAGCCAAAGCAGTATTGACGTTAAGGGACTTGAACTCGGGTTGTCATATACAATTCCTCCAAATATGCGCGCCGCTACGATCGGCATCACGCCAGTCACTGGCGTAGCAGGTTTCCCCAAAGCTGGAGATCATGTTGATGTCATAGCTACTTTCGAACGCCAGGACTATACAGTGGCTAAGACAGTGATTCAGAACGTGCAACTCCTTGCGTTGGGGTCAAAGCTTCAAGATGAGAGCATGAGTAAAGAAGGCCGTAAGCCGGAGATTACTCCTAATGACACAGCTACTCTTCTTGTAACTCCACGCCAGGCAGAAATTTTAGCTTTATCGGAAGCTAAAGGCAAACTAAGGCTTATATTGCGGTCCGCTGGCGATCAAACGATGGTTAATAATTCAGGCGCAACAATGAACAACGAATCTTCAATTGCGCCGGAGACTCAAAAGCCCTCGCAGTCCATATTGGTCTCAAATAGACCTGTTAATGTTACAAAACCACCTGCACCGCCAAAGATCAAACCCCAGACCAGTATTGAAGTTATAAGTGGTAAAGAAATTACGAGGGTAATCGTTAAGGGCAACACGAAAAATAAATAGTATCAGTTAACTATACAGCTATTCCTGACAACGAAGTTGTTTTAGGAAGGGCTGTATAGGATTATATAATCCCTATACATTAGTAATCCGGTCAAGAAGACCGGGTTACTCGGAAGGAAAGGATGGATAAAATGCGTTTTCAATCTAAGTATGGCTGGATGACGCTTGTCATCATATGTGCGATGTTTTCAACTACTATTTCGGTTAATGCTTCCAAAATCTCAGGTGTAGAGCAGAAACCGTTGATGTCTATCAGTCAATCTTTTCAAAGAAACACTGTGGCTTTACAACTCATGCAAATGTTATATAAACCGGTGTTAACACCAACAATCAACGCAAAGAATACTGTCGATCGCACCAGCAATTTAACAATCATGCCTGGGGAATCGGAAGTGCTCAAAGGCCGCAATATTACCCGTACTTCAGTAAGCGACCCAACTATAGTGGATATCGTCCCAGTATCCACCTCTGAGATTTTGGTCAATGCCAAGATGGTCGGCGTTACTACGATACGAGTGTGGGATGCACAAGGTGTGGCAACTTATAAAGTTACGGTTACCAAGCCGCCCCTCAGCCCTGAGGAACTCTCTGCTGATCTTGAAAAGCAGATTGGGATTTCAACCATTTTTGTGAAGATTGCCGGTGATACAATCATTCTCAGCGGAACCGCGCCGACGAATGACGATTCCTCCAAGGCAGCCAAAATTGCCGGAACATACAGCGCGAAAGTATTGAATCTGATTACGGTCGAAACTGTATCAGTTGAAAATTTTATAGCGTCGTTGAAGGCCGCTTTACCGAATGAGGATTTAACCTATGAAGTATTACCGGATAAAACCGTTTATATTCACGGTACGTTAGTATCGATTGATAAGGCTCTTCAGGTACAAGATGTTATCCGTGCATGGATCGGAAGTCCCGAACCCCTTCCGGGTGCAATCCAGACAAATAATAACTCTACGGGTTCCCAAGAGGCACTTCCTGATTCAGTTGATCAGAACCGCACTTTCGCGAGAGAATCTCAGTCTGGTGATGTGGTGGTTAAAGATGAATTTTCATTCACTCGAAAAGTTTTTGGCGGACGTATTCTAAATGGTCCGCGCGTGGTTGTGATGCTTGAAATCAACCCAGCGCTTGCTACGCAGGTTCTGGTAAATGTTCAGGTGATCGAAATTAATAAAGGCATGCTCAAGCAGCTTGGGGTTGAATGGTCTTCCTTTGTTGGAGGCATCGCCTCACCGCTCTTCTCATTGTTTGAGGATAGAGAAATAGTGCCATCGGATGAGGCTGGGTCCTTCTCTCGATCAGGACTTTCTGCCCAGGTTACCGCTTTAGTGGATGATAATGCCGCTAAAATACTCTCCCAACCAAGGATTCTGATAGCTGACGGCCACTCCGCTAATATTCTAGTCGGCGGTGAATTCCCCATTCCAATGTCTCAGCAAGCTGGTGAGATTTCAATTCAATTCAAGACCTTTGGTATTCAACTTGCCGTTCGGCCAAAGATTATGCCAGGTAACCGCATTCTATTAACCCTTACTCCTGAGGTAAGCAGCCTAGACTTCGCAAATGGTATCAAGACCAGCAGCATATTAATCCCTGCCATTCGAACAAGGCGTGCTACGACCACGGTTCATGTAATGGCTGGCCAGACATTGATAATTGGCGGACTGATTTCCAGTGAGGATGCAAAGGCTGTTTCCAAAGTACCACTACTAGGCGATATCCCTGTCATCGGCGAACTCTTCAAGAGTACACGTTTCCTTAAGAACGAGACGGAGCTGGTTATAATGGTTACCCCTACTACAGTAGAAAACAGTTCAACGGAGTCAGTTATCAAAGCAGACAAATAGTCTGTGGTGTTAGGAGTTAGTGATAGTAATGCGGAAGGGCAAAGTGCGAGTATTGATAGCTGCGAAAGATCGCGAATTACGCGACCATTTACGTAGGCTTGTACTCGAATTTGGAGAGTACGAAGTCACAGGTTCTGCCATTGACGGGCAAGAAGCTGTGCAGCTATCGGTAATGCTCAAACCGGACATTGCGCTTGTAAACGCCGACCTGCCGATTTTTAATGGGCTGGAAGCGTCCGAGATGATTAGTTTGGCAGTACCAGAAGTACGTACCGTACTGCTTGGAAATGGTCAACCGGATGCCCAGTTTCTGCAGGAGGCGATGAAAGCAGGTCTTCGCGCCTATGTGCCTTACCCGTAT comes from the bacterium genome and includes:
- a CDS encoding A24 family peptidase, whose amino-acid sequence is MLVSQILLIAVLIIAVVTDVRYGKIKNWLTLPAIAIGPLVHYAEGGSSYALSSLEAIGVMLLASLVLKTFGPFGWGDTKLLMAVGSLGGMALVRDSLLCTALAGGLLSIFYLMHRRMAGDMAKRIANFIWLKMIFGAGSLDGVRTGIKMPYSIAIAVGTVVAVFLPR
- a CDS encoding Flp family type IVb pilin, with the protein product MLNKMRNILKDEEGATMVEYGLMLALIAVVVIGVVTLIGTDLNAKFTAVDASLK
- the hypA gene encoding hydrogenase maturation nickel metallochaperone HypA yields the protein MHEVGLMESALEIVFDNAKHQNATRIHKVGMKVGALSGVVPDALEFAFEALVRNTIAADAVLEIELIPVTCYCPNCNSEFEPGEFSYECPQCGKPTGELRQGQELQLTHIEVS
- the hypB gene encoding hydrogenase nickel incorporation protein HypB, which produces MSEQMGHRVLRIEEAVLGKNDQLAERNRARFKSDGVFVLNVLSSPGSGKTTFLERMLTDLNGKLQMGVIVGDLETDNDAKRLRDKGAPVTQITTGGICHLDADMVSKAYETLTPRPSDLLIIENVGNLVCPASYDLGEDMRMVMLSVTEGEDKPLKYPVVFHSAQVVIVSKVDIAEVCGFDRDAALTNIRRVAPKATIFELSARTGLGMDDWYTYLKEKLPEQRKAGSVNDG
- a CDS encoding TadE/TadG family type IV pilus assembly protein — encoded protein: MEARHNKISRSHRRRGAVLVEAAFVIPILILMVFGMIELGSAIKDSLALNQIAREAARSYAVGKPPVIIDLATSYGIKNPNTVSVTYLVNPSTPGEQVKITLSYPHTPIVWGSTITLNSSMVMRRE
- the cpaB gene encoding Flp pilus assembly protein CpaB, which codes for MQSNTTKKAVLVVALVLGLVTSLLVYKYIKNMEFKQNELRADVVVAVQDIEPRTIIDARMLVIKNLPHSEIPKDAFTKIEDVAGKVAMVHLSSNTAISQSSIDVKGLELGLSYTIPPNMRAATIGITPVTGVAGFPKAGDHVDVIATFERQDYTVAKTVIQNVQLLALGSKLQDESMSKEGRKPEITPNDTATLLVTPRQAEILALSEAKGKLRLILRSAGDQTMVNNSGATMNNESSIAPETQKPSQSILVSNRPVNVTKPPAPPKIKPQTSIEVISGKEITRVIVKGNTKNK
- a CDS encoding pilus assembly protein N-terminal domain-containing protein, with protein sequence MRFQSKYGWMTLVIICAMFSTTISVNASKISGVEQKPLMSISQSFQRNTVALQLMQMLYKPVLTPTINAKNTVDRTSNLTIMPGESEVLKGRNITRTSVSDPTIVDIVPVSTSEILVNAKMVGVTTIRVWDAQGVATYKVTVTKPPLSPEELSADLEKQIGISTIFVKIAGDTIILSGTAPTNDDSSKAAKIAGTYSAKVLNLITVETVSVENFIASLKAALPNEDLTYEVLPDKTVYIHGTLVSIDKALQVQDVIRAWIGSPEPLPGAIQTNNNSTGSQEALPDSVDQNRTFARESQSGDVVVKDEFSFTRKVFGGRILNGPRVVVMLEINPALATQVLVNVQVIEINKGMLKQLGVEWSSFVGGIASPLFSLFEDREIVPSDEAGSFSRSGLSAQVTALVDDNAAKILSQPRILIADGHSANILVGGEFPIPMSQQAGEISIQFKTFGIQLAVRPKIMPGNRILLTLTPEVSSLDFANGIKTSSILIPAIRTRRATTTVHVMAGQTLIIGGLISSEDAKAVSKVPLLGDIPVIGELFKSTRFLKNETELVIMVTPTTVENSSTESVIKADK
- a CDS encoding acylphosphatase, producing MMGEKQIERLRAVVHGAVQGVGMRPYVYRLATEMGLPGWVNNSCQGLFIEVEGERTVLDTFMERFKNEVPPRALIHNIETLYFKPEGLTTFEIRHSEAEGQISTIILPDIATCNDCLKEVLDPN